GGTTTAAAGCCGCCTTTTTAATTGAACTTGTCAAACTATCGAAAAAGAAGAAAATTATCGCGGCTGCGATCTTATCCATTCTTGCTGTCACCGTCGGTCAAGTTGCGGTCACGGTTATTAAACATGGCTTTGGTTTGCGCATTGTCGGCAGCGCTGAATTTCCTTTAGTGGTCTTATCCATTCTGATTTATACAATTTTACCTCTGTTTTCAACGTTTGTGGCGATTGACATGTTTAATGGCGAGTTTGCTTCGAACACGATGAAAATCTCATTAACGCGACCGGTTTCCCGATTTGGGGTCTTTAGCGCTAAAGTTTCAACACTCGCTTTGTTTATTCTTGCCAATCTTTTGTTTGTGATGATTATATCGGTTATTGCAGGATTACTGTTCAATCCATCAACAGCAGATTTGCTTGGTTTGACACGGGTCCTCTTTGCTTATCTGTCATCGTTTTTACCTGTTTTTATATTTTCTTTACTCGTTGTGTTTTTATCGAATTTACTGCGCGGCGGTTTGGCCGTTTTTTTCCTTTCTATTATTGTGTTCATTTTGTTTAACGCGCTCGGCATCGTTTTCGCCTCGTATTCCAGCTTTTTTATTACGAGTATGTTTGATTGGTATTCGCTGTGGATTTCGGAAACGATCAATGGTTTTAAAATTTTTAGACAGATTTTAATCATGTTGGGAAGTGGTATAATGTTTTTTACAGCAGGTTTCTATCTCTTTGATCGCAAAGAGATATAGAAAGGTAGTTTCTCTATGCAATTAACGAAGCGATTCTTTACGATGAATGTTTTGGCGGTGTTGATCTCTGTTGTGGCCACGGCACTGGCTGTGATAGTGTTTATTGCGGTATATACACGGGCGGTTGGTCCTGAAGCCATCGGGGGACAAGATCTGAAACGAATTTTGGAAGTTCGAGCGGAGCTTGCCAAATTAAAAAATGCCGCTTCAGGGCTTGAGTTTGAACAACTGTTAGAGCCGCAGCTGCAACACGAGTTGTCTGAACAAGTCAGAAATTCAGAGATCGATACCGTGATTTTTGAAAATCGGAAGTTAGTGTTTGCGAGCGGAAAATTCAATTCAATTGATCTGGAAAAAGCCTTGTTGTTATCAGACCACGCTTCTGAGTTCGAGACGATTGAAGTAGGTTCTAAAACGCGACTATTTGCTCGAACCGACTATGCGTTACCATCAGGCGATAAAGGAACCGCGCTGTTCCTAGCACCAGTCCAATTGGAAACAAAATTCTACCTTTATGTCGGTATTTTCACTGTTAGTTTCTTTTTACTCACCTTTTTTATCACTAATTTCATCGTTTCCTATCGTTTCGCCCGTGGATTTATTGGGCCTGTCGCTCGATTAAAAGATGCCGCCGTCAACATGAGTGAAGGAGACTTAAGCGGTGGGATTGCCGAGGAGGGCGAAGGTGAGGTCAGGGAATTATGCCGCTCACTGGAATCGATGAGAATTAGATTAAAAGAGTCGCTCTATCTACAGGAAAAATACGATGACAACAGGCGTTTTTTAATCTCTAGTATTTCACATGATCTAAAGACCCCCGTCACATCGATCCTTGGTTATATTGAGGGGATTATGGACGGCGTTGCTTCGACGCCAGAGAAAAGGAATGAATACTTGGCAACGGTTTGTTCAAAAGCGATGCTCGTCAATGCAATGATCGATGATTTGTTGCTGTATTCTAAATTGGATATGAATCAACTTCCATACCATTTTGAACAAACTGATCTTGCCGCTTATTTTGATGATTGCGTTGCCGATCATCGTTACGAATTCGAACAAGCGGGGCTTCGTTTGACGCTGGCCAATAAGTTGCAACAGCCGCTTACCATTCGAATAGATCGCGAAAGAATGAAGCGCGTTATTCAAAACATTTTAGACAATGCGAGGCGATACGCGGATCAAGAATGTGGAAAAGTGGAAATTAAGTTGCGAGAAACGAGGACTTCAGCAATTATTGAGATTAAAGACAATGGAAAAGGGATTCCTGAACAAGACTTGCCGCACATATTCGAGCGATTTTATCGGGCTGATTCCTCACGGCAAGGGGACGCCGGCAGTGGTTTAGGATTGGCGATCGCCAAACAAATTGTGGAAGGTCATGAGGGCAAGATTTGGGTGACGAGTCAAGCGGGGGAAGGAACGCGGATGTTAATTTCGTTGAAAAAGTGATAGTAAGGGTCGGGGATACGTATGAAAAAGATCTTAATCGTAGAAGATGATCATAGCATCGCTCAACTTCAAAAGGATTACCTGGAATTAAGCGGGTATGCTGTGACGCTAGCCCATACAGGTATAGAAGGGTTACAGATCATCAACGATGAATCGTTTCAACTTGTCATTTTGGATATCATGTTGCCGGAAGTCGATGGTTTTGAATTGTTGCAAACCATTCGCGCTAAAGAGGATATACCCGTTTTGCTCGTATCTGCTAGAGCTGAAGAGATTTATAAGATCAAAGGCTTTGGGCTTGGAGCCGATGATTATATTACGAAACCGTTCAGCTCAGGAGAGCTAGTCGCTCGCGCGCAGGCTCACATAAATAAATTTGAAAGAATGAAACAACGATTCGGAGGCAGACAAGATGGCGAGGGAATCTCGATAAGGGGCTTAGAAATTCAAAAAGAAGCGCGTAAAGTTCTCTTGAATGGGGAAGAAGTAACGATGGCGCATAAAGAGTTCGACGTGCTCTTTTTTTTGATCCAAAACGCGAATCGCGTGTATAGTAAGGAAGAACTTTTTGAACGAATTTGGGGGATGGATGCGTTAGGGGATGCCTCTACCGTGACCGTGCATATTGCGCGCATTCGTGAAAAGATAGAAGAGAACCCATCGAAGCCACAATATATTCGGACGATTTGGGGAGCAGGGTATAAATTTATCGTGTAAAATGAAGAGGGAGGACCTTTTGCTAAAAGGGACTTCCATTTTTTATTTCTATGAAGAGAGAAGGATCATCTATGAGAAATCAGGCAACGCGATCCATTTCGGATGTTCAAAAGACAGCCGGTTGGATGATGATCGCGGGAATTATTTTTATCGCCATGAATTTACGCTCTCCCTTAACCTCTGTGGGACCTTTAATTGGTTTTATAAAGCAGGACTTGGGCATCTCCAATACATTAGCAGGTATGATTACGACGTTACCACTGCTCGCGTTTGCCTTCTTTTCCCCGTTTGTGCCTCGCTTAAGTCAAAAATACGGCCTTGAGCGGATTATTTTCGTATCGACGTTTTTTTTGACGCTTGGCATTGTCCTGCGTTCCTTGTCAGGGATTACGGCGCTTTACGTTGGAACGGTAATCCTAGGGTTGGCGATCTCAGTTTCAAATGTGCTGTTACCAAGTCTCATTAAACGGGAATTTTCGGGAAAAATTGGTATGATGACAGGTGTCTACTCGATTTCGATGAATGTGCTTGGAGCGATTGCATCGGGTTTAAGCGTTCCTCTGGCGATTGGCGTCGGCCTCGGTTGGCGTGGAGCGTTAAGTGTGTGGGGGATGTTGAGTTTTGTTGCCTTATTCGTTTGGGGGGCTCCTCTTTTTTTTCGGAACCGAACACGCCGACAAAAGACAGGGCAAGCGGCGATTCATTCTGAGATTGATAAATCGAATGTGAATGTGTGGCGATCCAGATTAGCTTGGCAAGTAACGTTTTTTATGGGGCTGCAATCGATGGTTTTTTACATCCTGATCGCTTGGTTACCTGAGATTTTGAAAGTACGTGGGCTGAGCCCGGATCAATCTGGTTGGTTGTTGTCGCTAATGCAGTTATTTTTATTGCCATTTACGTTCATCGTTCCTATTGTCGCTGGAAGGATGGTCAATCAGCGGTTGCTCGTCATGATTAGCTTCGTATTGACTTTGAGCGGAACACTGGGCATTATGCTTGGGAGTATGCGGGTCACGGTTATCTCCATTCTCATTTTAGGGGTCGGGGCTGGTTTCTCATTTAGTTTAGCGATGATGTTTTTTGGATTGCGGGCCCGAAATGCGCAACAATCGGCTGAACTTTCAGGAATGGCTCAAGCGTTCGGCTACTTGTTAGCCGCGTCAGGTCCCGCTCTGTTTGGCTATGCTCGCGATGTAACAAACAGTTGGACAGCCCCTCTTATGATTTTAGTTGTTGCCTCGATCTTGCTTTTTATATTTGGGATGGGGGCGGGAAGAAATCGATATATAGACGATGTTTGAACGAAAAGTGCGCTTTATAATTTACAATAAAGCGTATTTTTTTCTCTTTTTCTACATTTTACGCTTGAAGGTCAGAGATAGTCAGTGTATAATAGAATCCATAAGGTCAAAGATGGTCAAGGACAAGGTTGAATGATCTGTTAAACGAGCCCGTTTTGTTACTTCTTGTACAGTCATTCAAGCTTGCTTGACGGAAAAGAAACTGCGCTGTCTGAAGACCTGTGAATTGATAGCGAAGTAAGATTGTAATTTATTTTTAAAAATAACAAATAACCAAGGAGGTCAGCAAATATGAAATGTCAACGATGTCAACAACGTGAAGCTCAAATTTATTTAAATGTTCAACTTAACCACCAACAACAAAAACTCCACATTTGCCAAACATGCTACGTTCAACTTCGGAATCAAGCGGGAGCTGGCCTAGGAAAAAATTCTCTCTCCAGCATGAATGATTTGTTTAAATCATTTGGATTATCTCCAATGAACATGAAGGGCAACTCTTCCGTCGCTGCGCCGAGCGCGTCTGTTGAACAAGCGGGGGGAATCTTAGATGAGCTTGGTAACAATCTAACCGATCGAGCAAAGGCAGGGCTGATAGACCCTGTAATCGGTCGCGAAGAGGAAATTGAGCGTGTGATTGAAGTTTTAAATCGACGCAATAAAAACAATCCCGTCCTTATCGGTGAGCCAGGGGTTGGGAAAACTGCGATTGCAGAAGGACTAGCCCTGCAAATTGTAGAAGGGAATGTTCCATCTAAATTAATTGGCAAGATCGTTTATACACTGGATGTTGCCTCGCTTGTGGCCGGAACAGGAATTCGTGGTCAGTTTGAAGAAAAAATGAAAGAAGTCATTAACGAACTGCAAGCGCGCCAAGATGTGATCCTGTTTATCGATGAACTTCATCTATTGGTTGGAGCCGGTAAAGCGGAAGGTTCGATGGATGCAGGCAATATTTTAAAGCCGGCATTAGCGCGGGGTGAATTGCAGGTCGTCGGAGCGACAACCCTTGACGAATATCGTCAGATTGAAAAAGATGGGGCTCTGGAGCGTCGTTTCCAACCTGTCATTGTGAGTGAACCAACAATTGATGAAACAGTAGAGATTTTGAAAGGACTCCGTTCGAGATATGAGGATTACCACCAGGTGTCATAC
This portion of the Ammoniphilus oxalaticus genome encodes:
- a CDS encoding ABC transporter permease, yielding MPGFKAAFLIELVKLSKKKKIIAAAILSILAVTVGQVAVTVIKHGFGLRIVGSAEFPLVVLSILIYTILPLFSTFVAIDMFNGEFASNTMKISLTRPVSRFGVFSAKVSTLALFILANLLFVMIISVIAGLLFNPSTADLLGLTRVLFAYLSSFLPVFIFSLLVVFLSNLLRGGLAVFFLSIIVFILFNALGIVFASYSSFFITSMFDWYSLWISETINGFKIFRQILIMLGSGIMFFTAGFYLFDRKEI
- a CDS encoding sensor histidine kinase, whose amino-acid sequence is MQLTKRFFTMNVLAVLISVVATALAVIVFIAVYTRAVGPEAIGGQDLKRILEVRAELAKLKNAASGLEFEQLLEPQLQHELSEQVRNSEIDTVIFENRKLVFASGKFNSIDLEKALLLSDHASEFETIEVGSKTRLFARTDYALPSGDKGTALFLAPVQLETKFYLYVGIFTVSFFLLTFFITNFIVSYRFARGFIGPVARLKDAAVNMSEGDLSGGIAEEGEGEVRELCRSLESMRIRLKESLYLQEKYDDNRRFLISSISHDLKTPVTSILGYIEGIMDGVASTPEKRNEYLATVCSKAMLVNAMIDDLLLYSKLDMNQLPYHFEQTDLAAYFDDCVADHRYEFEQAGLRLTLANKLQQPLTIRIDRERMKRVIQNILDNARRYADQECGKVEIKLRETRTSAIIEIKDNGKGIPEQDLPHIFERFYRADSSRQGDAGSGLGLAIAKQIVEGHEGKIWVTSQAGEGTRMLISLKK
- a CDS encoding response regulator transcription factor, producing MKKILIVEDDHSIAQLQKDYLELSGYAVTLAHTGIEGLQIINDESFQLVILDIMLPEVDGFELLQTIRAKEDIPVLLVSARAEEIYKIKGFGLGADDYITKPFSSGELVARAQAHINKFERMKQRFGGRQDGEGISIRGLEIQKEARKVLLNGEEVTMAHKEFDVLFFLIQNANRVYSKEELFERIWGMDALGDASTVTVHIARIREKIEENPSKPQYIRTIWGAGYKFIV
- a CDS encoding CynX/NimT family MFS transporter, which produces MRNQATRSISDVQKTAGWMMIAGIIFIAMNLRSPLTSVGPLIGFIKQDLGISNTLAGMITTLPLLAFAFFSPFVPRLSQKYGLERIIFVSTFFLTLGIVLRSLSGITALYVGTVILGLAISVSNVLLPSLIKREFSGKIGMMTGVYSISMNVLGAIASGLSVPLAIGVGLGWRGALSVWGMLSFVALFVWGAPLFFRNRTRRQKTGQAAIHSEIDKSNVNVWRSRLAWQVTFFMGLQSMVFYILIAWLPEILKVRGLSPDQSGWLLSLMQLFLLPFTFIVPIVAGRMVNQRLLVMISFVLTLSGTLGIMLGSMRVTVISILILGVGAGFSFSLAMMFFGLRARNAQQSAELSGMAQAFGYLLAASGPALFGYARDVTNSWTAPLMILVVASILLFIFGMGAGRNRYIDDV